The Planktothrix agardhii NIES-204 genomic interval ATGTTAATGCTGACCGTTCATTCCGTTGTGCTTTGGGAAATTCCAGTTGTTCAAGGATATTTAAAGCTTGATCAATTCTGGATTTGATTAAAATCGGATTATTTTCTGTAAAATCTGTCATATTCAATAATTCTTTCTGAATTAGTGTATCAATATTTTCTTGAGAAGGAAACAAATTATTAATCTGTTCCCCTAACCATAATAACTGTTCTAATTTAGGATAATTCAAATTTCTGAAGTCAGTTGCATTCACTTGAGTATTTCCATTAAACAGCCGGAAAAATGAATCGACAAGACTTGAATTTAAGTAAATTGCTAGTCCCCGTGCTAGGGTCAAGGATAATCCTTGTCCGTTTTGATGAAAATAGTTAAGGTGATTTTCAAAACCTACCCATTTAGTATTAATAGTATTGGCATCATAAACCGCAGCAACCACTCGCTTTTTTTCCTCTTTAGAAGAAAACCGCTTTATCAAAACATAATGTTCATTAGGAACTAATAGATTAGCTGTTTCTTCGGTTTTAACTAAAGATTGAGGCTTCTTTGTTACCGTTGGATATTTAATATATCCCCATGAAAAATGCACTGGATAAATTAGGGGTATATTCCCCTCTTTTAGTATCTGTATCCCGGGGATTTACAATTTCCTGATAAGGCAAGCTATGGGACAAAATCAAGTCATCCTCTGCACTATCGCTACTATTAATCAGAACAGTAGATTTTTTTTCAGTTTGTTTAATCGCGTGGATAATTATTGTTTCTTGTAGGACTTCATCATCCCGGAATGCTTCCTGTCGAGATTCAAAAAGATGCACTTGAGATAATGCCATTTGCTCTAAGAACATTCTACGAAAATCTCGAAAATATAACCCATTACAAAAACTTCTAGGTATAATGGCAACAAGTTCTCC includes:
- a CDS encoding type II site-specific deoxyribonuclease produces the protein MHFSWGYIKYPTVTKKPQSLVKTEETANLLVPNEHYVLIKRFSSKEEKKRVVAAVYDANTINTKWVGFENHLNYFHQNGQGLSLTLARGLAIYLNSSLVDSFFRLFNGNTQVNATDFRNLNYPKLEQLLWLGEQINNLFPSQENIDTLIQKELLNMTDFTENNPILIKSRIDQALNILEQLEFPKAQRNERSALTLLALLNLKPNDKWESAASPLMGITPMMEFMAQYYGKNYKPNTRETVRRQTIHQFLDAALIVANPDESNRPINSPKTVYQIEESALELLRSYGNPEWKKMIKTYLASIQSLKDRYATEREMSRIPILIEGEIKTLSPGGQNVLIEKIITEFAPRFTPERCLKVQKFL